A genomic window from Camelina sativa cultivar DH55 chromosome 2, Cs, whole genome shotgun sequence includes:
- the LOC104743478 gene encoding periaxin-like has translation MGNCAIKPKVLKDNDEDLAPVERDTAAPADHDKDPADKSENNNAPNNAAEEEAAAAAAAARRSEKGKEILIEDDVDEHNKRPSLSHLFHEDKVVVEKEVTDLSPIKHDTNDKTGPSSKVSKLDTSVLTAPIVKSPEETFDVQTRNDLEVKIPKDSQVKTPETPKAKEAEENFSENWEVKFPEELEAKKTSEVVKVGGESKLPEASEVSASKLSEVKVTKESNVPEVLEDKNIPEVSSAPELSEIKVIKESNVPEVLEDKNIPEVSAPELSEIKVTKESEVLEDKDIQEVSEVKSDEVKAAESELLKVSEVKATEDLKIKVPEVFEVKTPETSNIKVEDESEVKVKDESEVKTDAKTAEETEISEFKDAQETIVTSEEDKEIVLPKTEEEAKDVSLEKQVKESSTTLSDLGTK, from the exons ATGGGAAACTGTGCCATCAAGCCAAAGGTTCTCAAAGATAATGACGAGGATCTTGCTCCGGTGGAACGAGATACGGCGGCTCCTGCTGATCATGACAAGGATCCGGCTGACAAGAGCGAGAATAACAATGCTCCTAATAACGCCGCGGAGGAAGAAGCAGCTgcggctgctgctgctgcacgACGGAGCGAGAAGGGAAAAGAGATTTTGATTGAAGATGACGTGGACGAACACAACAAACGCCCATCTCTCAGTCACTTGTTTCATGAG GACAAGGTAGTAGTGGAAAAAGAAGTAACCGATCTATCTCCGATAAAACACGATACCAATGACAAAACCGGTCCTTCTTCAAAGGTTTCAAAGCTTGATACTTCTGTGCTAACCGCTCCTATTGTCAAATCTCCAGAAGAAACCTTTGACGTTCAGACACGAAATGACCTCGAAGTTAAGATTCCAAAAGATTCTCAGGTTAAGACTCCTGAAACTCCTAAAGCTAAGGAAGCTGAAGAGAATTTTTCAGAGAATTGGGAAGTTAAGTTTCCAGAGGAGTTGGAAGCTAAGAAAACATCAGAAGTTGTTAAGGTTGGAGGAGAGTCAAAACTTCCAGAAGCATCTGAGGTTTCTGCTTCTAAGTTGTCTGAAGTTAAGGTTACAAAAGAATCAAATGTTCCTGAGGTCTTGGAGGATAAGAATATTCCAGAGGTTTCTTCTGCTCCTGAACTGTCTGAAATTAAGGTTATAAAAGAGTCAAATGTTCCTGAGGTCTTGGAGGATAAGAATATTCCAGAAGTTTCTGCTCCTGAATTGTCTGAAATTAAGGTTACAAAAGAGTCTGAGGTCTTAGAGGATAAGGATATTCAAGAAGTTTCTGAAGTTAAGAGTGATGAAGTTAAAGCAGCAGAATCAGAACTTTTAAAGGTTTCAGAAGTTAAAGCTACAGAGGATTTAAAGATCAAAGTACCAGAAGTCTTTGAAGTCAAGACTCCTGAGACATCGAACATTAAGGTTGAAGATGAATCAGAAGTTAAGGTTAAAGATGAATCAGAAGTTAAGACTGATGCTAAGACTGCAGAAGAGACTGAAATATCAGAGTTTAAGGATGCTCAAGAGACGATCGTTACATCTGAGGAAGACAAAGAAATTGTGTTGcctaaaacagaggaagaagcaaaagatgTGTCTTTGGAGAAGCAAGTCAAAGAGTCTTCTACTACGTTGTCTGATTTAGGAACCAAATGA